Genomic DNA from Oscillatoria salina IIICB1:
CGCCAACGTTGAAAGCTAGGAGATTACCTCCTCTACCGTCTGCTACGAGTAAAACACTTTTATCATCAAGTCCCCAATAATTTTTTACTGCTCGACCTGGGGTTTGGTCGTATTGGGTTAGTACCCGTAACTTCCAACCTGTTTGGGCTTCAAAATTTTTAATCTCTTGGGCGAGGGTTTCTTCCTGAAGCGAGGGTAGGAAGTTAGCTAAATCGATAATCGGGGTTTCGTAGTTTGGTAGTAACTCTGGATTATCGAATGCCCAGGCTGCGGGGGCAACTGCCCAAGTAGATAAAGCCAGAACTAAGGCGGCTACGGATAATAAAAGTCTTTTGAGAAAACGATGCTGCATGGTTGTGCTAACTAAATTTTTCCAAGTGAACCACAAGTTTGTGAAAAAGTATGAGATTCTTTACAGTTTTTTACCTTATTTTAATCTTAATTAAAAATTGAAAAAAATCTAGGCTAGGTGAGATTACTCTTGGTTTTCTCCTCAAGTAGGCAGGTGAAAGGGGTTTTGCGTCGGTCTGGCGAGCAAAAGCTTTAATGCACAAAAAAAGATAAATGTCAACTATTAAATGATAGAGACAGGAAAAATGATGTCTATAGGTTAAGAAATATAAAGAAAGAGGAGAGATTAATCCTCATAGCGAGGAGAGCGATCGCCAGTTTCAGTATCTCCCGACGAGCGATCGCTTTGACTTCGTGGTGCAGGATAAGTTGGTGGAGGAGACTCTAAAATCGCACTCTCTCTTGCCCTCATTGCTTCCAGAGAACGACGTTTAGGCGTAGGACGCTTAAACGTTTGCCATGCGGCTTTCATGCCAGCCATAACGCTTTTAGTGCCAACTTGGACATTACTCGCCTGCTTTTTCGCCACACTGAGACTATCATCAACTTGCTTAACCACTCCAGAAGCATTTCTCACACCTTGATTAATATCATCAGTCAACTCACTAATTTCCAAACCAGTCAAGCGTATAGCTTCCAGAGTCGGAGGAAACTCTCGGCGGAGAGTATCAAATAATTTTTCTGCACTGCGGGCTGCCCGTCCCAATTCTTGTAGGGCAGGTAAGGCTGCTATTAACACAGCAGTTAAGCTGACTGCGACTAGCAGAATCGACAGTCCGAGCCAAAATAAAGGGTCAATCACACTCTTGGTAGTCTATCAATCGTTATCAGAAACACTAGAAGTAGCAGAGGAATCAGAAGAAACTTCGCGGGAATGCTTAATTTGTTGAGCTTCGAGTTGAGTAGCCTCAACTCCCGCCGCGATCGCTTCGCGAAGTCGAGTTAGCGTATCGTCCCAATTGTGCAATGCTGATTCTGAGAGACGATCTGCTTGTAACTGCACGCTGCTTGACAAATCCTCTGCTAACTCTGGTAAAGCATCAGCAGATTTTTTGATTAGCTGTCTGGTTTCTCTCCCCGTGCGAGGAGCAACTAACAAACCGATTATAGTGCCAAGGGTACTGCCGACCACCATACCCCCAACGAATGCTCCTAAATTTTTTTTTGACATATTCTGCTTTCTGGTGCTGTTTACCGATAATTTTAGTGGGGATTGGGGAGGAGGGGATTGGGGAGGAGGGGATTGGGCATTGGGGAGGAGGGGACTGGGTTCAGTTATCAGTGAACAGTTACCAGTGAACAGTTACCAGGGAACAGTTACCAGGGAACAGTTACCAGTTAACAGTTACCAGTTAACAGTTTATTCCCTAATTCCTCCAAGTCTTCCCCCTCTTCCTTGTCCCCCAAGTCTCTAATCTCTACGGATAACTGATAACTGGTCACTGAAAACCCCCTCTTCCTTGTCCCCCAAGTCTCTAATCTCTACGGATAACTGATCGCTGAAAACCCCCTCTTCCTTGTCCCCCAAGTCTCTAATCTCTACGGATAACTGATAACTGTTCACTGAAACCCCCTGCGTCGTCTTGACAAAAACTGTCCTCGTCGATTTTGTCGCCGGAAAACCGTTAATCCTAGACTTAAAACTGTTAAAAGTAGTTGCACTCGTTGCAGTTGAACCTGTAGTTTCTGATAGCGTCCTCTCAGATTACTGGTTCCTTTCTGTCCAAGATAAATAAAGTAAGGGGCAGAATGAAAGATATTATAGATGCTACGCTCAACGTTATTCAGGGTAATTGTCACTTGTGCGAGTACCCGACGGATTTTCCAGATACGCCAAGCAAGATAAAGATTTATAACAGCAATCAGTAGATTGCAAACGACAACTAAGGTCAGCATTTTTCCTTTCTTCCATCTGCACGTACCAGCACTATCTCTGGCAAGCTGATTGATTATAGACTACAGCACAAACCAGACAGATGAAAGCACTAGAAGTTAATAGTATCAGTAAGAGTTACCGTCAGGGTGGACAATTGGTTAAGGCTGTGCGTGGGGTTTCTTTATCTCTCAAAGCTGGAGAAGTTCTTGCCTTTCTGGGTGCCAATGGTGCAGGAAAAACGACGACAATTAAAATTATTGCTGGCTTGATCGAACCAGATACGGGTTGGGTGAATATTGCTGGAGACGATCCCCATCGTAACCCAAAAGCTTTGCGCCGTCTGGGTGCTGTGTTGGAAGGAAATCGTAATCTTTACTGGCGATTGACTCCGGAGGAAAATTTAGAATATTTTGGCATTCTCAAGGGTTTAAGTCGGAGTGTGGCGCGTCGTCGTGCGAAAAATCTTTTAGATCGTTTTGAGTTGATGGATAAGCGCCAAATGACGGTACAAACTCTGTCGCGAGGGATGCAGCAAAAACTGGCGATCGCTACTGCCTTGATTCATAATCCTAGTTTACTACTTCTTGACGAGCCTACTTTGGGCTTAGATGTGGAAGCTACTCAAAATGTGAAAATGTTGGTGCGAGAAATTGCTAAGGCTGGATGTGCAATTTTGTTGACTACTCACCAACTCGATCTTGCTGAAGAACTTTCCCATCGGGTTGCTATCATCCAAAAGGGAGAAATTGTTGCTCAAGCTTCTACTCGCGAATTAATTAAACGCTTTTCTAGTGCGGCTTACACAATTGAAGTGGAAGGGGAATTAGATTTAATTCAATTGCAAGTTGTTGAAGCTCTCGGCGCGATCGTCCAAAATAATTCTATTATTTATGTACGAGGAAATCAAAGACTCTATGGTGTTTTACAAGTTCTTAAACCCTTGCCTTTACTCAAGGTTAAAAAGGACGGAAATAACTTGACAGAAATTTTTTTACAATTAATCCGAGAGCGTTCGTAATGCTGGAGTTATTTTGGGCTGAGTTTCGTCGCAGTTGGATTGAATTTATTCGTTATCCAATGGAGGCTGTAGGAGGTATTTTTGTTACTACGACTATCTTTTATGGCTTATTTTTGGGTGCCAAATATGTTGCTGGTGCTAGTTTTACTTTGGGCGATCGCTTGGAGGCGATTGTAATTGGTTACGTGCTTTGGACCTTGGTATTGTTTGTAATTAATAATACTGCGATCGGATTACAACATGAAGCGCAAACAGGTACTTTAGAACAAATTTTTCTCTCTCCTTTTGGTGCAACTACTGTGTTTTTGGTTCGCGCGATCGCTTCGTTAATTTTACAGTTGCTTATTGAAGTTATCATTTTAGCAATTATTATCGTTTTAACTGGTTCAAAAATAGAATTTCCTTTGATTTTATTTTTGCCTTTATTAACTGTTTTGATGGGGGCTTATGGTTTAGCTTTTATTATGGGAGCTTTGGCTTTATTATTCAAACGAGTGCAACAGTTGCTTGGTTTATTTCAGTTTACTTTATTATTTTTATTGGCAACTCCTACGGAAACTTTGCCAAAATTTGGACAATTTTTATTTAACTTATTACCAATGACGTTAGGGGCAAATTTACTTCGAGATTTGATGGCAAGAAGTGAAAGTATTAATTGGTTAGAATTAAGTTCGGCTTTGGTTAATGGGTTGATTTATTTAGCTATGGGTTTATTGATTTTTCGTTGGGGTGAAAGAGAGGTAAAAAAGCGGGGCAATTTAGGTGGTTATTAACTTGAATTTAGCTCTAATTATCGCGAATTTTTGTTTGCATATTATCTATTTCTGGACAGTGATAAAGTTGATAATTATAACCGTCAATACTGGGAAAATCTCGCAGATCGATAACGCAGCTATTAAATTCTACTGGTGCATGAAAATTGATTAACCATAAGTCTAGAGGACGTGGAAGTTGTTTGAGAGTTTTTTTGAGAGTTTGTGCTGCTTTTCGATCGCCTTTATAGTTTTGATTTGCTAGTAAGAAATTGACTTTTTCTGCAAAAGAATATTCTTTTAATTCCCAAGCAATACCCATCATTTCTCCTGTTTGCACAAGGGTTTGTTGACTAGTAGTAATTAAAGCTGGTACTTGGGAAGATTCTGCTAAAATTGGGAGAAATAAATCTGGACGATAATATTTTTGATAGCCTAAATTAGCGCTAACAGTTATCCCTCCGAATAATCCCATTAACCAAATAATTACGATGGCAATTTTGCCTGGATCGATCGTCCAAGATTGATTGGCTAGTTTATTTAATAACCAATTATTTGAAGTATCGCTGAGTTGGAATTTTTGCCAATAAACAGCTAGAGATGCACCTAATAAAACGATGACTGCGGGAAAATAAACGAAGTTATATCTTGCACCTCTGGTGATGTCGATACCAAGAAAATAAGTAATGGCAAAAAATATAGCGATCGCGCCGCACGCGAAACCAGCTAAAATAATTATAGGTAAGCGAAAATCCCTTTGCTGCCATTGTTGTTTAATTCCATGATATAAAATTGGAATAGCCCAAATTAAAAAGCAAAGCATCGCTGCACCAGAGATAATTACTATCGTTAAAGATGATGCTTCTACTGGTAGCAAAGTTAGCATAGTAATCCACGCAGCAAGTGCCTGAAAAGGCGGATTAATAATTGCCCAAATATTGCTAGAATCGTTTTTAATCCAATCAGTCATTTCGCTACCGTAGTCTTGGGGAATGAATTTACCAAGCCAAATTAAACCAGTAATAATTGTTCCGATAGCAGCGATGCTGAGACGATAGCAATTTTTGAGGATTCCTGCATAATAATTTTCAGCTTGGCTAGTTCTCATTTGAGATAATAATAAAACGAATAAAGCAATTGCTTCTGCTAAAAGAGTTAAAGTAAAAAAATAATGAATAGTAATTCCCAAACTATTAATCGCTATCCACAAGAATACCAACCAAAACGGTATTTTTTGACCTAACCAAATACGCCTAGCAGCCACGACAAGGCAAGTAAGACTAAAAATAACAAAAACTGTCGCCAAACTGTAATGACGGGCTTCCTGGGCGAGAAAAATGCCGTAGGGAGAAACTGCCATCATCGCCGCAGCTAACTGGGCGACGACGAGGGAACGAAAAGCTAATTTTGCCAGTCCAAAAGTAGCGGGGATTGAAATAACTCCAAACAAAGCAGGTAGCGATCGCGCCGCCCACAAAGAAAGATATCCTTGATTAGTGGGAAAAAGTTGCTGCCACCAATGAACCAAAATAAAATAAACTGGCGGATGGTTGTCACGAAATCGTAAAAGGGAGATAACGTCACCAATATTAGCGTTAGGGTTAGGTTGTAGCGGTTTTAATAGGGTTTCCAGTGAAATAACCTGATTTAAAGGTACTTCTTGATAGCTATTTCCTAAACTAAACACCATTGTGGCAAATTCGTCAGTCCAAGGTGATTTCCCGGTTAAATTAGCAAAACGCAAAATTGTACCGAGAAAAATCCAGAGTAAAAGTAAGAAAATATGTAACCAGCGATTTTGATTTAGAGGTTTCAACTTGCTTTCGGGGAACTAAATGTACTTTAATTGTTTTTCTAGCGTCTCGTGACTGTTGAGAAAACTGAAAATGTTCCGATTTTGACAAGACGATCTCGAATCTAGTTTATCTGTTTGTTGCCGCTTGATAGCTTGCGGGAGAGGATTATTAATGAGATTAATTGATTGGTTAATTGTACTGCTGTACTTGTTATTGACGATGGGTTTGGGGATTTACCTGTCTCGTCGTGGGTCGAAAAGTTTGGTAGATTTTTTTGTATCGGGGCGATCGCTACCTTGGTGGTTAGCGGGGACGAGTATGGCTGCGACGACTTTTTCGATCGATACTCCTTTGTATATTGCCGGAGTTGTGGCTAGTCGCGGTATTGCTGGTAACTGGGAATGGTGGAGTTTTGCGATCGCGCATATTGTTCTCATTTACATTTTCTCACGTTTGTGGCGGCGATCGGAAGTTGTTACTGATGCTGAGTTAACGGAAATTCGCTATGGCGGCAAAATGGCGGCAATTTTACGCGCTACGAAGGCTTTTTTGTTTGCTGTACCCATTAATTGTATCGGCATTGGCTACGCAATGTTGGCAATGATTAAGGTTGTCGATGCTTTGGAATTATGGCAAAGTTTGGGTATCGAACCGGGAAATAATCTGAAAATTTTAAGTGTCATTGGTATTAGTATTTTAGTGCTAGTTTATTCGGGTTTTTCTGGTTTGTGGGGTGTTGTTGCCACAGATTTTTTCCAATTTTTCCTGGCTTTATTCGGCGCAATTGTCGTGGCTATTTTTGCTGTTAATAGTGTCGGCGGAATTCATGCACTTATTCCCGCAGTCCAACAAGCAACGGAACAAGATGTTCTCTCTTTAATTCCTTTTAGTTTCCAAAATGGCGGTTTGACTTGGAGTGACACAGCAGGAATTACAGCTACTACCTTTTCGGCTTACGTTTTTGTCCAATGGTGGTCATTTCGGCGCAGTGATGGCGGTGGCGAATTCGTCCAACGTTTGGCGGCGGCTAAAGATGAAGCCGAGGCAGAAAAAGCAGCCTGGTTCTTTAATATTTTGCACTATATTGTGCGTACTTGGCCCTGGATTATTGTCGCTTTAGTGGCAATTATAATTTATCCGAATTTAGAAGATCCAGAGTTAGGTTATCCTAAATTAATGCTTGACTTTTTGCCACCAATAATGTTGGGATTAGTTGTAGCTTCTTTAGTAGCGGCGTTTATGAGTACCGTTTCCACTTCAATTAACTGGGGTGCTTCTTATCTTACCAACGACCTTTATTTGCGCTTTATTAAGCCTGATGCTACTCAAGCCGAGTTAGTTTATGTCGGACGGATAGCGTCAATTTTAGTAACAGTTTTAGGCGCGATCGCAGCTTTTTATGCTACAGATGTAGCTACGGTGTTTCGTCTCGTGATTGCGATCGGTACAGGACCTGGTTTAGTCTTAATTTTACGTTGGTTTTGGTGGCGAGTTAATGCCGCAGCCGAATTAGCCGCAATGTTAGGTGGTTTTTTTGTTGGTTTGATAACAACTTTTTTTGCTGGATTTAACGATATTTTTGCCGATTTTGGCTTACGTTTGCTAGTAATTTCTGGGACTACAGCGCTACTTTGGATTACAGTTATGTTGCTGACACCACCAGAATCAGATGATACTTTAGATGAATTTTATCGCCGCGTCCGCCCTGGTGGTTGGGGTTGGAAACGTCAGCAAGAACGCACTGGTTTACAACCCGTACAAAAGTTAAGTTTAGATATTCTCCGTGTGGTTGTGGCTACTTTTGCTTTATTTGGCGCAATGTTCGCTATTGGTGGCTTTTTGTTATTAGAACCAGTTACAGGTTGGGTATCTTTAATTATTGGCGTTGTCGCTTCGTTTTGGTTACGTCAACTTAGTAAGAAAAAAGTCATGCCAATGCCTAGACCTGGATTAGATGATAGTGATTGGTAATTGGTGATTGGTGATTGGTGATTGGGGATTGGGGATTGGGGACTGGGTAATTAGGAAATAGATAGGATAAACTGGTAATTGGTAACTGGTAAATGTTCTCTGTTCACTGAAATTTACTCACCACAATAGACAATCAAATCGATTTCGATATCACCTAAGCCAGCTAAACTGATAATTCCTACCGTGGTTCGACTGGGAAACTTACTAGGCTGAAAGTAAGAGGCGTAAATCTCGTTAACTGTTTGATAATAACGAAAATCAGTGACGAAAATTCGCGCCATAACTACTCGGTCAAAATCGGTTCCTGCGTGGGTTAAAACTCGCTTTAAATTTTCCATGACTAGCTGAGTTTGTTCGGCAATTGTACCTTTGATGATTTCTCCGGTTTCAGGATTTTCTGGTAATTGTCCCGTCACAAACAGAAAATCACCTGCTTTGACCGCGTGGGAATAAGGAGCAACCGGAGGTAAAATATTGTCAGGTAGTGTAATATATTGCAGCATTTTTAATCCTGTTACTTCAGAAAATTTAAAGTAAGAATTGATGATTTTTGCCTAACGATAAGTTAAGCAAAATCATGAAAGTATTAAGTTATTAATAGTAACATGAGCTTTGCTGAGAAAAATCATGATTTAAGAAAGTTGATTCTCTTGGTTCAGTGTGTCACAGTTATGGAGACAGTGGAAAAAAAAGAGAACGCGATCGCTTCGTGACGCTGAGATAAATTTTTTTATTGATTACTTACTTTCTCTTTTTGAGATATAATAATAAATTTGCAGTATAATCACGCTTGCACGAAAGGAGACAGCTTTATGGCTCGGATGTACTACGACGAAGACGCTAATTTAGACTTACTTACAGGCAAAACAATTGCAATTATTGGTTATGGTTCTCAGGGTCACGCTCACGCCCTTAATCTTAAAGATAGTGGCATGAATGTCATTGTCGGGCTGTACCCAGGCAGTAAATCTGCTCAAAAAGCAGAAGCAGCAGGATTAAAAGTACACACTGTTGCAGAAGCGGCTAAAGCAGCAGATTTAATTATGATTTTGCTGCCTGATGAAGTGCAGAAAACAGTATATAAAAATGAAATTGAACCTAATTTGCAAGCAGGCAATATTTTAGCTTTTGCTCATGGTTTTAACATTCATTTCGCACAAGTTGTACCGCCACCAGACGTAGATGTAATCATGGTTGCGCCCAAAGGACCGGGACATTTGGTCAGACGTACTTACGAACAAGGACAAGGAGTTCCTTGTTTATTTGCTGTCTTTCAAGATGCCACAGGTCAGGCACGCGATCGCGCGATGGCTTATGCTAAAGGTATCGGTGGTACTCGCGGTGGTATCCTCGAAACGAGTTTCCGAGAAGAAACAGAAACCGATCTTTTTGGCGAACAAGCTGTTCTTTGTGGCGGTTTAAGTGCTTTAATCAAAGCAGGTTTTGAAACTTTAGTTGCTGCTGGTTATCAACCCGAATTAGCTTATTTTGAATGCCTACATGAAGTTAAATTAATTGTTGATTTAATTGTTGAAGGCGGATTAGCTAATATGCGCGATAGTATCTCTAATACTGCTGAATATGGAGATTACACTCGCGGTCCGCGTATCGTTACCGATGAAACTCGCGCCGAAATGCGGAAAATTCTCCAAGAAATTCAATCCGGTCAATTTGCCCGCGAATTTGTCTTAGAAAATCAAGCAGGTAAACCCGGATTTACTGCGATGCGTCGTCAAGAAGCCGAACATCCAATTGAAGATGTTGGTAAAGATTTGCGCGCAATGTTTAGCTGGATGAAAAACAAGTAGTTACTAATGGGTGAGTGTCAAGAATTTTTCACTCACCCACTCGCTTTCAATAAAGACACAATTATCGTTTGTTATCTACTTCTTCTACAGCTTTTTCAGTTCGTTCATTAGGATTGGTAAATTCTTTATCGGGGAATAAACCAACAATAAATTGATTAATACTTTGGCGAGTATTTTTACTAGCCTTACCTAAAGATCCCGGCAGGACAGTATCGCCAATCCCGATAAACAGTAACACCAAAATACCGATAATCGTCCACAGATTTTTAGAACGCATAACCGCCTCCTGTACGAGGGGACTACTTCTCCTTTATTTTATCTCATAAACTTTCTCGTAGGATTGTTGACGAAAACCAAGTCAAAGTGACAGAAGACCTCAACGTTAAAGGCATGATGAAAAACCATTGTCTAGCGAAAGCTATCGGACAAGTAGGATAGGGAATGTTCATGACTATGCTTAAATATAAAGCAGAGAATGACGGCAAAACTTACATCGAAGTTGAGAGATTTTCCCTAGTTCTCAGACTTGCCATGTGCGTCTCAATCAGGTAGGTAGCTTACCTCTTGATATCAGACAATGGACTTACCAAAACTGCCAAACAACACACGACAGAGATATCAATGCAGCAATTTCTCTCAGAGACGAGGGACTACGAATTTTGACCTGCGGGACGCAGGATCGAGCCTATCGTCAGGCTGTAAGTCGTAGTAAGAGAGGACGCAAGAAATCTACTACTACGCTAGTCTCTGGGTAGGAAGCCCGTGCTGTACGTTTGCGTCAGCGTTGCGTAGTTCACCAGATACCTATGGCAATGGCCGCGATCGCTACTATCAAAATTATTTATCTTCGGGATTACCTAATTGTTTTATATCTATCTTTACTTTGTCAACCATAGGTATTAATCTATATATTAGAGCGATCGATCCCCAACAGCGAACTTAGTTAGGAAAACTAATCGCTGTCATTAGATAAATTTATCGATCGAGTTTAATCAGACAAGCAGAGGTAAATTGATGACACAAATTTTCAGCCAGACAGTCTGGTTGGTTCCTTGCTATGCCTTAATAGGAGCAATTCTCGCCTTACCTTGGTCGCCGGGAATAATTAGCAAAACCGGACCCAGACCAGCAGGATATATTAACATTTTGATGACATTTTTCGCGTTAGTTCACAGTGTATTTGCCTGGAGCGAAACTTGGAAACAACCAGCAAGAGAATTGTCATTTAGTTGGCTTCATGCTGCTAGTTTAAACATAAATTTAGAATTAGAAATTTCCTCATTAACTATCGGCGGGTTAATTTTAGTCACAG
This window encodes:
- a CDS encoding DUF948 domain-containing protein, which translates into the protein MIDPLFWLGLSILLVAVSLTAVLIAALPALQELGRAARSAEKLFDTLRREFPPTLEAIRLTGLEISELTDDINQGVRNASGVVKQVDDSLSVAKKQASNVQVGTKSVMAGMKAAWQTFKRPTPKRRSLEAMRARESAILESPPPTYPAPRSQSDRSSGDTETGDRSPRYED
- a CDS encoding YtxH domain-containing protein, with product MSKKNLGAFVGGMVVGSTLGTIIGLLVAPRTGRETRQLIKKSADALPELAEDLSSSVQLQADRLSESALHNWDDTLTRLREAIAAGVEATQLEAQQIKHSREVSSDSSATSSVSDND
- a CDS encoding ABC transporter ATP-binding protein, which encodes MKALEVNSISKSYRQGGQLVKAVRGVSLSLKAGEVLAFLGANGAGKTTTIKIIAGLIEPDTGWVNIAGDDPHRNPKALRRLGAVLEGNRNLYWRLTPEENLEYFGILKGLSRSVARRRAKNLLDRFELMDKRQMTVQTLSRGMQQKLAIATALIHNPSLLLLDEPTLGLDVEATQNVKMLVREIAKAGCAILLTTHQLDLAEELSHRVAIIQKGEIVAQASTRELIKRFSSAAYTIEVEGELDLIQLQVVEALGAIVQNNSIIYVRGNQRLYGVLQVLKPLPLLKVKKDGNNLTEIFLQLIRERS
- a CDS encoding ABC transporter permease, with the translated sequence MLELFWAEFRRSWIEFIRYPMEAVGGIFVTTTIFYGLFLGAKYVAGASFTLGDRLEAIVIGYVLWTLVLFVINNTAIGLQHEAQTGTLEQIFLSPFGATTVFLVRAIASLILQLLIEVIILAIIIVLTGSKIEFPLILFLPLLTVLMGAYGLAFIMGALALLFKRVQQLLGLFQFTLLFLLATPTETLPKFGQFLFNLLPMTLGANLLRDLMARSESINWLELSSALVNGLIYLAMGLLIFRWGEREVKKRGNLGGY
- a CDS encoding glycosyltransferase family 39 protein; its protein translation is MKPLNQNRWLHIFLLLLWIFLGTILRFANLTGKSPWTDEFATMVFSLGNSYQEVPLNQVISLETLLKPLQPNPNANIGDVISLLRFRDNHPPVYFILVHWWQQLFPTNQGYLSLWAARSLPALFGVISIPATFGLAKLAFRSLVVAQLAAAMMAVSPYGIFLAQEARHYSLATVFVIFSLTCLVVAARRIWLGQKIPFWLVFLWIAINSLGITIHYFFTLTLLAEAIALFVLLLSQMRTSQAENYYAGILKNCYRLSIAAIGTIITGLIWLGKFIPQDYGSEMTDWIKNDSSNIWAIINPPFQALAAWITMLTLLPVEASSLTIVIISGAAMLCFLIWAIPILYHGIKQQWQQRDFRLPIIILAGFACGAIAIFFAITYFLGIDITRGARYNFVYFPAVIVLLGASLAVYWQKFQLSDTSNNWLLNKLANQSWTIDPGKIAIVIIWLMGLFGGITVSANLGYQKYYRPDLFLPILAESSQVPALITTSQQTLVQTGEMMGIAWELKEYSFAEKVNFLLANQNYKGDRKAAQTLKKTLKQLPRPLDLWLINFHAPVEFNSCVIDLRDFPSIDGYNYQLYHCPEIDNMQTKIRDN
- a CDS encoding sodium:solute symporter family protein yields the protein MRLIDWLIVLLYLLLTMGLGIYLSRRGSKSLVDFFVSGRSLPWWLAGTSMAATTFSIDTPLYIAGVVASRGIAGNWEWWSFAIAHIVLIYIFSRLWRRSEVVTDAELTEIRYGGKMAAILRATKAFLFAVPINCIGIGYAMLAMIKVVDALELWQSLGIEPGNNLKILSVIGISILVLVYSGFSGLWGVVATDFFQFFLALFGAIVVAIFAVNSVGGIHALIPAVQQATEQDVLSLIPFSFQNGGLTWSDTAGITATTFSAYVFVQWWSFRRSDGGGEFVQRLAAAKDEAEAEKAAWFFNILHYIVRTWPWIIVALVAIIIYPNLEDPELGYPKLMLDFLPPIMLGLVVASLVAAFMSTVSTSINWGASYLTNDLYLRFIKPDATQAELVYVGRIASILVTVLGAIAAFYATDVATVFRLVIAIGTGPGLVLILRWFWWRVNAAAELAAMLGGFFVGLITTFFAGFNDIFADFGLRLLVISGTTALLWITVMLLTPPESDDTLDEFYRRVRPGGWGWKRQQERTGLQPVQKLSLDILRVVVATFALFGAMFAIGGFLLLEPVTGWVSLIIGVVASFWLRQLSKKKVMPMPRPGLDDSDW
- a CDS encoding RidA family protein; protein product: MLQYITLPDNILPPVAPYSHAVKAGDFLFVTGQLPENPETGEIIKGTIAEQTQLVMENLKRVLTHAGTDFDRVVMARIFVTDFRYYQTVNEIYASYFQPSKFPSRTTVGIISLAGLGDIEIDLIVYCGE
- the ilvC gene encoding ketol-acid reductoisomerase — protein: MARMYYDEDANLDLLTGKTIAIIGYGSQGHAHALNLKDSGMNVIVGLYPGSKSAQKAEAAGLKVHTVAEAAKAADLIMILLPDEVQKTVYKNEIEPNLQAGNILAFAHGFNIHFAQVVPPPDVDVIMVAPKGPGHLVRRTYEQGQGVPCLFAVFQDATGQARDRAMAYAKGIGGTRGGILETSFREETETDLFGEQAVLCGGLSALIKAGFETLVAAGYQPELAYFECLHEVKLIVDLIVEGGLANMRDSISNTAEYGDYTRGPRIVTDETRAEMRKILQEIQSGQFAREFVLENQAGKPGFTAMRRQEAEHPIEDVGKDLRAMFSWMKNK